In the genome of Halobacterium noricense, one region contains:
- the dnaK gene encoding molecular chaperone DnaK, with the protein MASEKILGIDLGTTNSAFAVMEGGDPEIIVNSEGDRTTPSVVAFDDGERLIGKPAKNQAVQNSEETVASIKRHMGEDYTVELDGEEYTPEQISAMILQKIKHDAEEYLGQDVEKAVITVPAYFNDKQRQATKNAGEIAGFEVERIVNEPTAASMAYGLDEDQDQTVLVYDLGGGTFDVSILDLGGGVYEVVATNGDNDLGGDDWDQAIIDYLADEFENDHGIDLRDDEQALQRLKDAAEEAKIELSSRKETTVNLPFVTATDSGPVHLEQDITRAKFESLTEDLIERTVGPTEQALEDAGLSKNDIDEVILVGGSTRMPQVQEQVEELVGQEPKKNVNPDEAVALGAAVQGGVLSGEVDDIVLVDVTPLSLGIEVKGGLFERLIEKNTAIPTTASKVFTTAADNQTSVQIRVFQGEREIANENELLGDFQLTGIPPAPAGTPEIEVTFEIDADGIVNVEAEDKGSGNAESITIEGGVGLSDEEIEEMQEEAEQHAEEDEQRRERIEARNEAETAIQRANSLLEENEELVDEDLEADVNDEIENLEALLDEDDVDPDELEDATESLSKTLQEIGKQAYQQEAQAGAGGAGAAGAGMGGMGGAGPGAGADGDDEEFVDADFEDVEEDSEE; encoded by the coding sequence ATGGCAAGTGAGAAGATTTTGGGCATCGACCTCGGCACCACGAACAGCGCGTTCGCGGTGATGGAAGGTGGAGACCCCGAAATCATCGTCAACAGCGAAGGCGACCGCACGACCCCGTCGGTGGTCGCGTTCGACGACGGCGAGCGCCTCATCGGGAAACCCGCGAAGAATCAGGCCGTCCAGAACTCCGAGGAGACCGTCGCGTCCATCAAGCGCCACATGGGCGAGGACTACACGGTCGAACTCGACGGTGAGGAGTACACGCCGGAGCAGATTTCGGCGATGATTCTCCAGAAGATCAAGCACGACGCCGAAGAGTACCTCGGCCAGGACGTTGAGAAGGCCGTCATCACGGTCCCCGCGTACTTCAACGACAAGCAGCGCCAGGCGACGAAGAACGCCGGCGAAATCGCGGGCTTCGAGGTCGAGCGCATCGTCAACGAGCCGACTGCCGCGTCGATGGCGTACGGCCTCGACGAGGACCAGGACCAGACTGTCCTCGTCTACGACCTCGGTGGCGGCACCTTCGACGTCTCCATCCTCGACCTCGGTGGCGGCGTCTACGAGGTCGTCGCGACCAACGGGGACAACGACCTCGGTGGCGACGACTGGGACCAGGCCATCATCGACTACCTCGCCGACGAATTCGAGAACGACCACGGCATCGACCTACGCGACGACGAGCAGGCCCTCCAGCGGCTCAAGGACGCCGCCGAGGAAGCCAAAATCGAACTCTCCTCCCGCAAGGAGACGACCGTCAACCTCCCGTTCGTGACGGCGACCGACTCGGGTCCGGTCCACCTCGAACAGGACATCACGCGCGCCAAATTCGAGAGCCTCACCGAGGACCTCATCGAGCGCACCGTCGGCCCGACGGAGCAGGCCCTCGAGGACGCCGGTCTCTCGAAGAACGACATCGACGAAGTGATTCTGGTCGGCGGCTCCACGCGGATGCCCCAGGTTCAGGAGCAAGTCGAGGAGCTCGTCGGCCAGGAGCCCAAGAAGAACGTCAACCCCGACGAGGCCGTCGCGCTCGGCGCGGCCGTGCAGGGCGGCGTGCTCTCCGGCGAAGTCGACGACATCGTGCTCGTGGACGTCACCCCGCTCAGCCTCGGTATCGAGGTGAAGGGCGGGCTCTTCGAACGCCTCATCGAGAAGAACACCGCCATCCCGACGACCGCGTCGAAGGTGTTCACGACCGCCGCGGACAACCAGACGAGCGTCCAGATTCGCGTCTTCCAGGGCGAGCGCGAAATCGCCAACGAGAACGAACTGCTCGGCGACTTCCAGCTCACGGGCATCCCGCCAGCGCCCGCGGGCACCCCCGAAATCGAAGTCACCTTCGAAATCGACGCCGACGGTATCGTGAACGTCGAAGCCGAGGACAAGGGCTCCGGCAACGCCGAATCCATCACCATCGAGGGCGGCGTCGGCCTCAGCGACGAGGAAATCGAGGAGATGCAGGAGGAGGCCGAACAGCACGCCGAGGAGGACGAGCAGCGCCGCGAGCGCATCGAAGCCCGTAACGAGGCCGAGACCGCGATTCAGCGCGCGAACAGCCTCCTCGAAGAGAACGAGGAACTCGTCGACGAGGACCTCGAAGCCGACGTGAACGACGAAATCGAGAACCTCGAAGCCCTCCTCGACGAGGACGACGTCGACCCCGACGAGCTCGAAGACGCCACCGAATCCCTCAGCAAGA
- a CDS encoding nucleotide exchange factor GrpE, whose translation MSNDAEQAADADADADDASGESLAERVREHDEDLGDEVADLEARVAELEADLSEAEAEVDDLTERLQAKQADFQNYKQRAKQRQEDIRERATEDLVERLLDVRDNLGRALDEESGDVDSLREGVKLTRKEFDRVLDAEGVSEIAPSAGEEVDAQRHEVMMRVDSDQPEGTVTDVYRSGYEMGGKVLRPAQVTVSDGPGGE comes from the coding sequence ATGAGCAACGACGCCGAGCAGGCTGCCGACGCCGACGCAGACGCCGACGACGCCAGCGGGGAGTCGCTGGCCGAGCGCGTCCGCGAGCACGACGAGGACCTCGGCGACGAGGTCGCGGACCTCGAAGCCCGCGTCGCGGAACTGGAGGCCGACCTCTCCGAGGCGGAGGCCGAAGTCGACGACCTGACGGAGCGACTGCAGGCCAAGCAGGCGGACTTCCAGAACTACAAGCAGCGCGCGAAGCAGCGGCAGGAGGACATCCGGGAGCGCGCCACCGAGGACCTCGTCGAGCGCCTGTTGGACGTACGGGACAACCTCGGCCGCGCGCTCGACGAGGAGTCCGGGGACGTGGACAGCCTCCGCGAGGGCGTGAAACTCACGCGCAAGGAGTTCGACCGCGTGCTCGACGCGGAGGGCGTCTCCGAGATTGCGCCGTCCGCCGGCGAGGAGGTCGACGCGCAGCGGCACGAAGTGATGATGCGCGTGGACAGCGACCAGCCCGAGGGCACGGTCACGGACGTCTACCGCTCGGGCTACGAGATGGGCGGGAAAGTGCTCCGGCCCGCGCAGGTCACCGTCAGCGACGGTCCTGGCGGCGAGTAA
- a CDS encoding DEAD/DEAH box helicase — MTVRLAFEDGTLRVEHDGDGPPTDGVASLPGVEYDERTETGRAPAIAYADLVAYLDAREIPYEDDALHADALAVESAYELRDYQQDALDAWTGNDRRGVLELPTGSGKTVIGLKAIEAVGQSALVVVPTIDLLTQWKRELGREFDCDIGQLGGGEQVVGPITVATYDSAYLRADDLGDRFGLVVFDEVHHLGGEEFQNIARLLAAPARLGLTATFERPDNAHEVVADLVGDVVYRLSADDLAGDHLAEYDVKRLEVPLTAAERERYEAAQGTFTDYLKQSNVRLRSGSDYQELVKRSGNDPRAREALLAKQRARRIVRESDAKVQRLEGILDRHRRDRVIVFAASTDLVYRLSETFLLPAITHETGASERRTILEKFRSGEYSRVVTANVLDEGVDVPDANVAVVFAGSGSEREFTQRLGRVLRPKEDGGRALLYELVSADTAEERVADRRR, encoded by the coding sequence GTGACAGTCCGGCTGGCGTTCGAGGACGGCACGCTTCGCGTCGAGCACGACGGCGACGGCCCGCCCACCGACGGCGTCGCCAGCCTGCCCGGCGTCGAGTACGACGAGCGCACGGAGACGGGACGAGCGCCGGCAATAGCGTACGCCGACCTCGTCGCGTACCTCGACGCGCGCGAGATTCCCTACGAGGACGACGCGCTCCACGCCGACGCCCTCGCCGTCGAATCCGCGTACGAACTCCGGGACTACCAGCAGGACGCCCTCGACGCGTGGACCGGCAACGACCGCCGCGGGGTGCTCGAACTGCCGACGGGCTCCGGGAAGACGGTCATCGGCTTGAAGGCCATCGAGGCGGTCGGCCAGTCCGCACTCGTCGTCGTGCCGACCATCGACCTGTTGACGCAGTGGAAGCGCGAACTCGGCCGCGAGTTCGACTGCGACATCGGCCAACTCGGCGGCGGCGAGCAAGTGGTGGGGCCGATTACGGTCGCGACCTACGACTCCGCGTACCTCCGCGCGGACGACCTCGGCGACCGGTTCGGGCTCGTCGTCTTCGACGAAGTCCACCACCTCGGCGGCGAGGAGTTCCAGAACATCGCGCGCCTGCTCGCCGCGCCCGCTCGACTCGGCTTGACGGCGACGTTCGAGCGCCCCGACAACGCCCACGAGGTCGTCGCGGACCTCGTCGGCGACGTCGTCTACCGACTCTCCGCGGACGACCTCGCGGGCGACCACCTCGCGGAGTACGACGTCAAGCGCCTCGAAGTGCCGCTGACGGCCGCGGAGCGCGAGCGCTACGAGGCCGCACAGGGGACGTTCACGGACTACCTCAAGCAGTCGAACGTCCGACTGCGCTCGGGCAGCGACTACCAGGAGCTCGTGAAGCGCTCCGGGAACGATCCGCGGGCACGCGAGGCGCTGCTGGCGAAACAGCGCGCGCGCCGTATCGTCCGCGAGAGCGACGCGAAAGTCCAGCGTCTCGAAGGCATCCTCGACCGCCACCGCCGCGACCGCGTCATCGTGTTCGCGGCGTCGACGGACCTCGTCTACCGGCTCTCCGAGACGTTCCTCCTCCCCGCGATCACGCACGAGACGGGCGCCAGCGAGCGCCGAACCATTCTGGAGAAGTTCCGGAGCGGTGAGTATTCGCGGGTCGTCACGGCGAACGTCCTCGACGAGGGCGTGGACGTGCCGGACGCGAACGTCGCGGTGGTGTTCGCGGGCAGCGGCAGCGAGCGCGAGTTCACGCAGCGGCTCGGGCGCGTGCTCCGACCGAAGGAGGACGGCGGGCGCGCGCTGCTGTACGAGCTCGTGAGCGCCGACACCGCAGAAGAACGGGTCGCCGACCGCCGCCGCTAG
- a CDS encoding DUF790 family protein: MLTKDLLRVSRAGGGYQPQFASEDDEALAARVLGTFQGHVGEERADLRESLTDLEQEARDFKLVRGLAHLVERDAAFEVQSAVDPRSARRAAFTAAEDVGVVDADERERALSAAADGFPGDVTSDELAASLYADRETREVLTEVASRWTPASLVAQYNLSLAQTALFDATELRVRSSDPRRLVSAVKRLGLLYEVIPVEDGEGREVVLTGPDALFQRSRRYGTRFARVLRTVTKGDDWEVEATIEDRGRERLLELSTGDLDVPDADPVTDVEYDSGVEREFAARFQSLDLDWELVREPDVLAAGDRLMVPDFAFDYAFGDERVYFEIMGFWTPEYVEKKLSQLDATDETLLVAVDASLGVGEDIQSRDHRVVEYTGSVRVKDVVDALRDLEADLVAESAAALPDELAPDADAITLADLAASRSVSEAAIEDVHFPEHELVGRTLVRPDVLDDVAAELAAGMSRADAETVAADYGVADASALFSRLGYRVEWDGLSGGTLREK; this comes from the coding sequence GTGCTGACGAAAGACCTCCTGCGAGTGTCCCGGGCGGGCGGCGGCTACCAGCCGCAGTTCGCGAGCGAGGACGACGAGGCGCTCGCCGCGCGCGTGCTCGGGACCTTCCAGGGCCACGTCGGCGAGGAGCGTGCGGACCTCCGCGAGTCGCTGACGGACCTGGAGCAGGAGGCACGCGACTTCAAACTCGTGCGCGGGCTCGCGCACCTCGTCGAGCGCGACGCGGCCTTCGAGGTGCAGTCCGCAGTCGACCCGCGGTCGGCGCGCCGCGCAGCGTTCACCGCCGCCGAGGACGTGGGCGTCGTCGACGCCGACGAGCGCGAGCGCGCGCTCTCCGCGGCAGCCGACGGCTTCCCGGGCGACGTAACCTCTGACGAACTCGCGGCCTCGCTGTACGCCGACCGCGAGACTCGGGAAGTGTTGACGGAGGTCGCCTCACGCTGGACGCCCGCGTCGCTGGTCGCCCAGTACAACCTCTCGCTCGCGCAGACCGCGCTGTTCGACGCGACCGAACTCCGGGTGCGCTCCTCGGACCCGCGCCGGCTCGTCTCCGCGGTGAAGCGCCTCGGCTTGCTGTACGAGGTGATCCCCGTCGAGGACGGCGAGGGCCGCGAAGTCGTGCTCACCGGCCCGGACGCGCTGTTCCAGCGTTCGCGGCGGTACGGCACGCGGTTCGCGCGCGTCCTCCGGACGGTCACGAAAGGCGACGACTGGGAAGTCGAAGCCACAATTGAGGACCGTGGCCGGGAGCGCCTGCTCGAACTCTCCACGGGCGACCTCGACGTGCCGGACGCCGACCCCGTCACGGACGTGGAGTACGACAGCGGCGTCGAGCGCGAGTTCGCCGCGCGCTTCCAATCGCTGGATTTGGACTGGGAGCTCGTTCGCGAGCCGGACGTGCTCGCGGCCGGCGACCGCCTGATGGTGCCGGACTTCGCGTTCGATTACGCGTTCGGCGACGAGCGCGTCTACTTCGAAATCATGGGCTTTTGGACGCCCGAGTACGTCGAGAAGAAGCTCTCCCAACTGGACGCCACCGACGAGACGCTGCTGGTCGCCGTGGACGCCAGTCTCGGCGTCGGCGAGGACATCCAGTCCCGCGACCACCGCGTCGTCGAGTACACGGGCTCCGTGCGCGTGAAGGACGTCGTGGACGCACTCCGCGACCTCGAAGCCGACCTCGTCGCCGAGTCGGCGGCCGCGCTCCCGGACGAACTCGCGCCCGACGCGGACGCAATCACGCTCGCGGACCTCGCGGCGTCCCGCAGCGTCAGCGAGGCCGCCATCGAGGACGTGCACTTCCCCGAGCACGAACTCGTGGGACGCACGCTCGTCCGACCCGACGTGTTGGACGACGTGGCTGCGGAGCTAGCGGCAGGGATGTCGCGGGCTGACGCCGAGACTGTCGCAGCGGATTACGGCGTGGCCGACGCGAGCGCGCTGTTCTCCCGGCTCGGCTACCGCGTCGAGTGGGACGGATTGAGTGGTGGGACGCTGCGCGAGAAATAA
- a CDS encoding SatD family protein encodes MTTRYVLLGDVVSSREIDDRAEFGARLREACRTVAEQHENAFDAPLEPLKGIDEIGGVLTTVEPLYDVLDTLHAALHPHELRVAVAKGVVDVGLDSGDVSQMDGPAFHRADDLLSELERGALRFTFDFQMESLDTAVADEVNLLFASKRRWTDREREVVESYLETGSQAETANALDISQAAVSQALSRASWPTVREIETRLRTTLQTV; translated from the coding sequence ATGACGACCCGGTACGTCCTCCTCGGCGACGTTGTCTCCTCTCGGGAGATAGACGACCGTGCGGAGTTTGGAGCGCGGCTCCGCGAGGCCTGCCGGACGGTGGCCGAGCAGCACGAGAACGCGTTCGACGCACCGCTCGAACCGCTCAAGGGAATCGACGAGATTGGCGGGGTTCTCACCACCGTCGAACCGCTGTACGACGTCCTCGACACGCTTCACGCTGCGCTCCACCCACACGAACTCAGAGTCGCCGTCGCTAAAGGTGTCGTCGACGTCGGCCTCGACTCTGGAGACGTCTCACAGATGGACGGGCCCGCGTTCCACCGGGCGGACGACCTCCTCTCGGAACTCGAACGTGGAGCACTTCGGTTCACGTTCGACTTCCAGATGGAGTCACTCGATACGGCAGTTGCCGACGAGGTGAATCTCTTGTTCGCGTCCAAGCGTCGCTGGACGGACCGCGAGCGGGAAGTCGTCGAGAGCTATCTGGAGACGGGTTCGCAAGCTGAGACAGCCAACGCACTCGACATCTCACAGGCAGCGGTCTCTCAGGCCCTCTCACGCGCATCGTGGCCGACCGTCCGTGAAATTGAAACCAGATTACGAACCACCCTGCAAACAGTATGA
- a CDS encoding DUF7122 family protein: MTDDDRGSSESDSGGDSGVDHFRRNRSGQFDRLPETDADRTVKGRPSREAVVNWWVDRFAVPEDTFDEYTFWEKGKGKVWALPYDPGEPVPVEALGLKILRTRQEHWKPTTDAVQRFGRDAEQNVIVLGDERAKRFIAGEEQEIEWGGDWGYLVVAHELAGGVEPIGVGLYTYGDLKSMVPKGHRRDL, translated from the coding sequence GTGACTGACGACGACCGCGGTTCCAGCGAGAGCGACAGCGGTGGTGACAGCGGTGTCGACCACTTCCGCCGGAACAGAAGCGGCCAGTTCGACCGCCTCCCCGAGACGGACGCCGACCGGACGGTCAAAGGTCGGCCGTCTCGCGAGGCCGTCGTGAACTGGTGGGTCGACCGGTTCGCCGTCCCCGAGGACACCTTCGACGAGTACACGTTCTGGGAGAAGGGCAAGGGGAAGGTCTGGGCGCTCCCCTACGACCCCGGGGAGCCGGTGCCCGTCGAAGCGCTCGGCCTGAAAATCCTGCGCACGCGGCAGGAGCACTGGAAGCCCACGACCGACGCCGTCCAGCGGTTCGGCCGCGACGCCGAACAGAACGTCATCGTGCTCGGCGACGAGCGCGCGAAGCGCTTCATCGCGGGCGAGGAGCAGGAAATCGAGTGGGGCGGCGACTGGGGCTATCTCGTCGTCGCTCACGAACTCGCCGGCGGTGTCGAACCCATCGGCGTCGGCCTCTACACGTACGGCGACCTCAAGTCGATGGTACCGAAGGGGCATCGCCGGGACCTGTAG
- a CDS encoding RsmB/NOP family class I SAM-dependent RNA methyltransferase has product MDALSRYEPLVDDFDAFLDACERHLPTTVRVNSIKATRDRVVDALEAEGVDVYGRDWNSDVLGVATGKPGNTWPYVHGWIHGQEEVSAVPPAILDPQPGEVVWDSCAAPGGKTTQIAAEMNDEGLVVANDDNLGRLSALRGNCDRLGVTCAAVTNTDARRATLDAFPNVDAFDRALVDAPCTCEGTVRKNADALDGAGASASRNLGALQSDILERAIELTREGGTVVYSTCTFAPEENEAVVDSALSDGDCRLVEFDTGLESSPGITEWNDETYDDSLTKTRRYYPHQNDTGGFFAAKLEVTA; this is encoded by the coding sequence ATGGACGCGCTCTCGCGATACGAACCGCTCGTCGACGACTTCGACGCGTTCCTCGACGCCTGCGAACGCCACCTCCCCACGACGGTCCGGGTCAACTCGATCAAGGCGACCCGGGACCGCGTGGTCGACGCCCTCGAAGCCGAGGGCGTCGACGTCTACGGCCGCGACTGGAACAGCGACGTGCTGGGCGTCGCCACCGGCAAACCGGGGAACACGTGGCCCTACGTCCACGGCTGGATTCACGGCCAGGAGGAAGTGTCGGCCGTGCCGCCCGCGATTCTCGATCCGCAACCGGGGGAGGTCGTTTGGGACTCGTGTGCCGCGCCCGGCGGGAAGACCACCCAGATCGCGGCAGAGATGAACGACGAGGGTCTGGTCGTCGCGAACGACGACAACCTCGGCCGCCTCTCCGCGCTGCGCGGGAACTGCGACCGCCTCGGCGTCACGTGCGCGGCGGTGACGAACACGGACGCTCGCCGCGCGACGCTCGACGCGTTCCCGAACGTCGACGCCTTCGACCGCGCGCTCGTCGACGCGCCCTGCACCTGCGAGGGCACCGTCCGCAAGAACGCCGACGCCCTCGACGGCGCGGGGGCGAGTGCCAGCCGGAATCTCGGTGCGCTCCAGTCGGACATCCTCGAACGCGCCATCGAACTCACTCGCGAGGGCGGGACCGTGGTGTACTCCACGTGCACGTTCGCCCCCGAAGAGAACGAGGCCGTCGTCGACAGCGCCCTCTCCGACGGCGACTGTCGGCTCGTCGAGTTCGACACCGGCCTCGAATCCTCGCCCGGAATCACGGAGTGGAACGACGAGACGTACGACGACTCGCTGACGAAGACGCGCCGCTACTACCCCCACCAGAACGACACGGGAGGGTTCTTCGCCGCGAAACTGGAGGTGACGGCGTGA
- a CDS encoding proteasome assembly chaperone family protein, with amino-acid sequence MASIRTKTEFDLENPTLVEGLPGVGLVGKIATDHLVDAFEMEYVASVDCQNIPRVSVYEEDARDVLPPVRLYADESRDLLALQSDVPLARDTGGAFADCITEWLADNDATPLYLSGLPMQNLDPSNVPDVFGIATGDAASRLDANDIGTPPERGLVSGPTGALINRAAESDIDAIGLVVESDPQFPDPAASKRLLDEAVDPLADVDVPTEELVEEAEQIREQKKRLAERMQEAEEEESTQARPMRMFQ; translated from the coding sequence ATGGCGAGCATTCGCACCAAAACGGAGTTCGACCTCGAAAATCCGACGCTCGTCGAGGGGCTGCCGGGCGTCGGGCTCGTCGGCAAAATCGCCACCGACCACCTCGTCGACGCCTTCGAGATGGAGTACGTCGCGAGCGTGGACTGCCAGAACATCCCCCGCGTCTCCGTCTACGAGGAGGACGCGCGTGACGTCCTCCCGCCGGTCCGGCTGTACGCCGACGAGTCCCGGGACCTGCTCGCGCTCCAGTCGGACGTACCGCTGGCCCGCGACACCGGCGGCGCGTTCGCGGACTGCATCACCGAGTGGCTCGCGGACAACGACGCCACGCCGCTGTACCTCAGTGGCCTCCCGATGCAGAACCTCGACCCCTCGAACGTCCCCGACGTGTTCGGCATCGCCACCGGTGACGCCGCGTCCCGTCTCGACGCCAACGACATCGGGACGCCACCCGAACGCGGCCTCGTCAGCGGTCCGACGGGTGCGCTCATCAACCGCGCGGCCGAGAGCGACATCGACGCCATCGGACTCGTCGTCGAGTCCGACCCGCAGTTCCCCGACCCCGCGGCGTCCAAGCGCCTCCTCGACGAAGCTGTCGACCCGCTCGCCGACGTCGACGTCCCCACCGAGGAGCTCGTCGAGGAGGCCGAGCAGATTCGCGAACAGAAAAAGCGCCTCGCCGAGCGCATGCAGGAAGCCGAGGAGGAGGAGTCCACGCAAGCGCGCCCGATGCGGATGTTCCAGTAG
- a CDS encoding class I SAM-dependent methyltransferase translates to MTDTTDIHHTYDRIAEHFSKTREYPWPEIETFLADRTGSVAVDVGCGNGRHTELLAECADRAVGVDASRGLLDEARERAADHDFDAALVAGDAERLPLAADVADLAVYIATIHHLPDRDARVASLDELARVLTADGDALVSAWSTTHDKFDREARNPSESRTAEGSEISVEGFDTTVDWTLPGGETVPRFYHVYSPEEFRADLAASSLAVAETFTASGNCYGVVHGEE, encoded by the coding sequence GTGACTGACACTACTGACATCCACCACACCTACGACCGCATCGCCGAGCACTTCTCGAAGACCCGCGAGTACCCGTGGCCGGAAATCGAGACGTTCCTCGCCGACCGCACCGGCAGCGTCGCCGTCGACGTCGGCTGCGGGAACGGCCGCCACACCGAACTACTCGCGGAATGCGCCGACCGCGCAGTCGGCGTGGACGCCAGCCGCGGCCTCCTCGACGAAGCTCGCGAGCGCGCCGCCGACCACGATTTCGACGCGGCCCTCGTCGCCGGCGACGCCGAACGCCTCCCGCTCGCCGCGGATGTCGCGGACCTGGCAGTGTACATCGCGACCATCCACCACCTCCCCGACCGGGACGCCCGCGTCGCCAGCCTCGACGAACTCGCGCGCGTGCTCACCGCCGACGGCGACGCCCTCGTGAGCGCGTGGAGCACCACCCACGACAAATTCGACCGCGAGGCGCGAAACCCCTCGGAAAGTCGAACGGCCGAAGGCAGTGAGATCAGCGTGGAGGGATTCGACACCACCGTCGACTGGACGCTCCCCGGCGGCGAGACGGTCCCGCGCTTCTACCACGTCTACAGCCCCGAGGAGTTCCGCGCGGACCTCGCGGCCAGCTCGCTCGCCGTCGCCGAAACGTTCACTGCCAGCGGGAACTGCTACGGCGTCGTCCACGGCGAAGAGTAA